The DNA segment CGCATCCATCTGCGCCACCATAGTTTGAACCCTGCGGTAACGTTCAGGCTGTCCCTGAGGCAATTGCGCCAACTGAGAAACTTTTGCAGAAACGAATAACATGGCCGAAGCATTTTTACAGGTTGCCACACAAGCACCGCAACCGATACATGCTGCAGCTTCGAAAGCTGAATCCGCCTGTACTTTTGGAATAGGCAGGTTGTTGGCGTCCTGTGCATTTCCTGTATTCACAGAAATAAAGCCTCCAGCCGCAATAACTCTGTCGAACGCAGACCTATCTACCGTTAAATCTTTAATTACCGGAAAAGCCTTTGCTCTCCATGGTTCCACAACGATGGTATCTCCATCTTTAAAGGAACGCATGTGTAACTGGCAGGTTGTAATTCCTTCTTTTGGTCCGTGAGGTCTGCCGTTGATAAACATCGAACAGGCGCCACAAATCCCCTCTCTACAATCGTGATCAAACACAACCGGCTCATCACCCTTAGAAATTAGCTCTTCGTTCAATACATCAAACATTTCTAAGAAGGACATATCAGGAGAAATGTCTGATAGTTTATAATCCACCAAACCACCTTTGGCTTTTGTATTTTTTTGACGCCAGATTTTCAGCGTTAAATTCATATTTCCTGTACTCATGATATTGAGATTTTAGTACTTAGCTATTATTTATAACTTCTTTGTGCAACCTTGATGTTTTCAAATTTCAGCTCTTCTTTATGCAGCTCAAATTTAACACCTTCTTTGAACTCCCATGCCGCAACGTAAGCATAGTTTTCATCATCGCGCATCGCTTCACCTTCTTCAGTTTGATATTCTTCCCTGAAGTGACCACCGCAAGATTCGTTTCTGTTCAACGCATCGATACACATCAATTCTCCCAGCTCAATAAAGTCGGCCACACGACCTGCTTTTTCCAGCTCAGGATTGAACTCATTGGCTTCTCCCGGTACACGAACATCGCTCCAGAAATCTTTACGCAACTGCTGAATTTCTGCGATCGCTTCGGTTAAGCCTTTTGCATTACGTGCCATTCCACATTTTTCCCACATGATCTTTCCTAATTTCTTATGGAAATAATCAACGGTTTTAGTTCCTTTAACCGCAAAGAATTTATCAATAATTCCTCTCGCACTAGCCTCTGCTTCTACAAACGCCGGGTGATCCTGAGGGATTGGTTTTGTGGCCAGTTCCTTAGATA comes from the Pedobacter sp. FW305-3-2-15-E-R2A2 genome and includes:
- a CDS encoding succinate dehydrogenase/fumarate reductase iron-sulfur subunit, with the translated sequence MSTGNMNLTLKIWRQKNTKAKGGLVDYKLSDISPDMSFLEMFDVLNEELISKGDEPVVFDHDCREGICGACSMFINGRPHGPKEGITTCQLHMRSFKDGDTIVVEPWRAKAFPVIKDLTVDRSAFDRVIAAGGFISVNTGNAQDANNLPIPKVQADSAFEAAACIGCGACVATCKNASAMLFVSAKVSQLAQLPQGQPERYRRVQTMVAQMDAEGFGNCTNTGACEAECPKGISLENIARMNRDYLSAKFVSEEDI